In Micromonospora sp. LH3U1, one genomic interval encodes:
- a CDS encoding formimidoylglutamate deiminase, translated as MPVTPTRWLAEYAWLPEHAEPTPDVLIEVEDGRISAVTPLTPESQPPAGVEVHADAVRLPGLTLPGLSNVHSHAFHRALRGRTHGGRGDFWTWRDQMYAVANRLDPDTYLALARAVYAEMALAGITCVGEFHYLHHRPDGGAYDDPNAMGAALVEAAAHAGIRLTLLDTCYLTSSVDGQALAGPQRRFGDGDATRWAERAAAFQPTDSHARVGAAVHSVRAVPADQLRTVADWARERQAPLHVHLSEQPAENDECRAVHGRTPTALLAEHGVLGPDTTAVHATHPTSADLTLLGESRTGVCLCPTTERDLADGIGPARRMADAGIRLSLGSDSHAVIDLFEEARAVELDERLRTRRRGHFAPVDLLTAASTAGHAALGWADAGRIAVGARADLVTVRLDSSRTAGVPPVGVFFAASAADVEQVMVDGRVVVAEGRHLSVDVPAELSASIEAVTPA; from the coding sequence ATGCCGGTGACACCGACCCGCTGGCTCGCCGAGTACGCCTGGCTGCCCGAGCACGCCGAACCCACACCCGATGTGCTCATCGAGGTCGAGGACGGCCGGATCAGCGCAGTGACGCCACTGACGCCCGAAAGTCAGCCACCGGCCGGGGTCGAGGTGCACGCCGACGCGGTGCGGCTGCCCGGTCTGACCCTGCCCGGCCTGTCCAACGTGCACTCGCACGCCTTCCACCGGGCGCTGCGCGGGCGTACCCACGGCGGTCGGGGCGACTTCTGGACCTGGCGGGACCAGATGTACGCGGTCGCGAACCGACTGGACCCGGACACCTACCTGGCCCTGGCCCGGGCCGTCTACGCCGAGATGGCCCTCGCCGGGATCACCTGCGTGGGCGAGTTCCACTATCTGCACCACCGGCCCGACGGCGGCGCCTACGACGACCCGAACGCGATGGGCGCCGCGCTGGTGGAGGCCGCCGCCCACGCCGGGATCCGGCTCACCCTGCTGGACACCTGCTACCTGACCTCCAGCGTGGACGGTCAGGCGCTCGCCGGGCCCCAGCGCCGCTTCGGTGACGGCGACGCGACCCGCTGGGCCGAGCGGGCGGCGGCGTTCCAGCCGACGGACTCCCACGCCCGGGTCGGCGCGGCCGTGCACTCGGTGCGGGCCGTCCCGGCCGACCAACTGCGTACGGTCGCGGACTGGGCCCGGGAGCGGCAGGCCCCGCTGCACGTGCACCTCTCCGAGCAGCCCGCCGAGAACGACGAGTGCCGGGCCGTGCACGGGCGCACGCCCACCGCGCTGCTCGCCGAGCACGGCGTGCTCGGGCCGGACACCACCGCCGTACACGCCACCCACCCGACCAGCGCCGACCTGACACTGCTCGGGGAGAGCCGGACCGGGGTGTGCCTCTGCCCGACCACCGAACGGGACCTCGCCGACGGGATCGGCCCGGCCCGGCGGATGGCCGACGCGGGGATCCGGTTGAGCCTGGGCAGCGACAGCCACGCCGTGATCGACCTGTTCGAGGAGGCCCGGGCGGTGGAGCTGGACGAGCGGCTGCGTACCCGCCGCCGCGGCCACTTCGCGCCGGTCGACCTGCTGACGGCGGCCAGCACCGCCGGGCACGCCGCGTTGGGTTGGGCCGACGCCGGCAGGATCGCCGTCGGTGCCCGCGCCGACCTGGTGACGGTACGGCTGGACAGCTCCCGCACCGCCGGGGTGCCGCCGGTGGGCGTGTTCTTCGCGGCGTCCGCGGCGGACGTCGAGCAGGTCATGGTGGACGGCCGGGTGGTGGTGGCCGAGGGCCGACACCTGAGCGTGGACGTACCGGCCGAGCTGTCGGCGTCCATCGAGGCGGTGACGCCGGCATGA
- a CDS encoding allantoate amidohydrolase: MAPVGRDADSGGYLRYALTEPELELRAWFRAQAEQRAMPVTEDGNGNLFAHWGDPEAADAVLTGSHFDSVPHGGAYDGPLGIVSAFLAVDELRAAGATPVRPLVLGAFVEEEGARFGVPCLGSRLLTGALPPDRAAGLRDAAGVSFAEALGDRPAGARPELLGRFGAFVELHVEQGRALVETDAPVAVASAIWPHGRWRFDVVGEGNHAGTTRMADRRDPMLTYAFTVLAANKEARLRGAHATVGRVAVEPNATNAIPSKVTGWLDARAADPQTLAGLVDAVRGKLAERARRDGTAVTVTEESATPLVAFDGGLAERLATLLDAPVLPTGAGHDAGVLAAHLPTAMLFVRNPTGVSHSPAETATDDDCAAGVRALAQVLKELTCR; this comes from the coding sequence ATCGCACCGGTCGGGCGGGACGCCGACAGCGGCGGCTACCTGCGCTACGCGTTGACCGAGCCGGAGTTGGAGCTGCGGGCCTGGTTCCGCGCGCAGGCCGAGCAGCGCGCCATGCCGGTCACCGAGGACGGCAACGGCAACCTCTTCGCCCACTGGGGTGACCCGGAGGCCGCCGACGCGGTGCTCACCGGCAGCCACTTCGACTCGGTCCCACACGGCGGGGCGTACGACGGGCCGCTCGGCATCGTCAGCGCGTTCCTCGCCGTGGACGAACTGCGCGCCGCCGGTGCCACCCCGGTCCGACCGTTGGTGCTGGGCGCGTTCGTCGAGGAGGAGGGTGCGCGCTTCGGCGTACCGTGCCTGGGGTCGCGGCTGCTCACCGGGGCGCTGCCGCCCGACCGCGCGGCCGGCCTGCGCGACGCGGCCGGGGTGAGCTTCGCCGAGGCGCTCGGCGACCGGCCGGCGGGTGCCCGCCCGGAGCTGCTGGGCCGGTTCGGCGCCTTCGTGGAGTTGCACGTCGAGCAGGGTCGCGCGCTCGTCGAGACGGACGCGCCGGTCGCGGTGGCCAGCGCGATCTGGCCGCACGGCCGGTGGCGCTTCGATGTCGTCGGCGAGGGCAACCACGCGGGTACCACCCGGATGGCCGACCGCCGCGACCCGATGCTCACGTACGCGTTCACGGTGCTGGCGGCCAACAAGGAGGCCCGGCTACGCGGCGCGCACGCCACCGTGGGCCGGGTCGCCGTCGAACCCAACGCCACCAACGCGATCCCGTCGAAGGTGACCGGCTGGCTGGACGCCCGGGCCGCCGACCCGCAGACCCTGGCCGGGCTGGTCGACGCGGTTCGGGGCAAGCTCGCGGAGCGGGCCCGCCGTGACGGTACGGCGGTGACGGTCACCGAGGAGTCGGCGACACCGCTCGTCGCCTTCGACGGCGGGCTGGCCGAACGGCTGGCCACGCTGCTCGACGCGCCGGTGCTACCGACCGGTGCGGGGCACGACGCCGGGGTGCTCGCCGCGCACCTGCCCACCGCGATGCTGTTCGTGCGCAACCCGACCGGGGTGTCGCACTCCCCGGCCGAGACCGCGACCGACGACGACTGCGCCGCCGGGGTCCGGGCGCTGGCCCAGGTGTTGAAGGAGCTGACATGCCGGTGA
- the hutU gene encoding urocanate hydratase has translation MTQPVRAARGSQLTTRGWPQEAALRMLMNNLDPEVAERPDDLVVYGGTGKAARDWPSYHALVRTLTDLREDETMLVQSGRPVGVLRTHEWAPRVLLANSNLVGDWATWPEFRRLEQLGLTMYGQMTAGSWIYIGTQGILQGTYETFAAVAAKRFADTLAGTLTLTAGCGGMGGAQPLAVTMNGGVCLIVDVDRTRLDRRVHDRYLDEVADSLDDAVERVLAAKRDRRALSVGVVGNAAEVFPELLSRGVEIDIVTDQTSAHDPLAYLPVGVELAEARDYAAAKPAEFTDRARASMAKHVEAMVGFLDAGAEVFDYGNSIRGEAQLGGYQRAFDFPGFVPAYIRPLFSEGKGPFRWAALSGDPADIAATDRAILDLFPENESLARWIKLAGERVAFQGLPARICWLGYGERDKAGVRFNEMVASGEISAPMVIGRDHLDAGSVASPYRETEAMADGSDAIADWPLLNALVNTASGASWVSIHHGGGVGIGRSIHAGQVCVADGTALAGQKIERVLTNDPAMGVIRHVDAGYDIAREVADRTGVRVPMTEGPA, from the coding sequence ATGACCCAGCCCGTCCGTGCCGCTCGGGGCAGCCAGCTCACCACCCGTGGGTGGCCGCAGGAGGCCGCCCTGCGGATGTTGATGAACAACCTCGACCCCGAGGTGGCCGAACGCCCCGACGACCTGGTGGTCTACGGCGGCACCGGCAAGGCGGCGCGGGACTGGCCGTCGTACCACGCGTTGGTCCGCACGCTGACCGACCTGCGCGAGGACGAGACGATGCTGGTGCAGTCGGGCCGCCCGGTCGGCGTCCTGCGTACGCACGAGTGGGCGCCGCGGGTGCTGCTGGCCAACTCCAACCTGGTCGGCGACTGGGCGACCTGGCCGGAGTTTCGCCGGTTGGAGCAGCTCGGCCTGACCATGTACGGGCAGATGACCGCGGGTTCGTGGATCTACATAGGCACCCAGGGCATCCTCCAGGGCACGTACGAGACGTTCGCGGCGGTGGCCGCCAAGAGGTTCGCGGACACCCTCGCCGGCACGCTGACGCTGACCGCCGGTTGCGGCGGGATGGGCGGCGCGCAGCCCCTCGCGGTCACCATGAACGGCGGCGTCTGCCTGATCGTCGACGTGGACCGCACCCGACTCGACCGTCGGGTGCACGACCGCTACCTGGACGAGGTCGCCGACTCCCTGGACGACGCGGTCGAGCGGGTCCTCGCGGCGAAGCGGGACCGCCGGGCGCTGAGCGTCGGCGTGGTCGGCAACGCCGCCGAGGTCTTCCCGGAGCTGCTCAGCCGCGGCGTCGAGATCGACATCGTGACCGACCAGACCAGCGCGCACGACCCACTGGCGTACCTGCCGGTCGGGGTGGAGCTGGCCGAGGCCCGTGACTACGCCGCCGCGAAGCCGGCCGAGTTCACCGACCGGGCCCGGGCGTCGATGGCGAAGCACGTCGAAGCGATGGTCGGCTTCCTCGACGCCGGCGCCGAGGTGTTCGACTACGGCAACTCGATCCGGGGCGAGGCGCAGCTCGGCGGTTACCAGCGCGCCTTCGACTTCCCCGGCTTCGTGCCCGCGTACATCCGGCCGTTGTTCTCCGAGGGCAAGGGCCCGTTCCGGTGGGCGGCGCTCTCCGGCGACCCGGCCGACATCGCCGCCACCGACCGGGCCATCCTCGACCTGTTCCCGGAGAACGAGTCCCTGGCCCGGTGGATCAAGCTGGCCGGCGAGCGGGTCGCCTTCCAGGGCCTGCCGGCCCGGATCTGCTGGCTCGGCTACGGCGAACGGGACAAGGCGGGCGTGCGGTTCAACGAGATGGTCGCCTCCGGCGAAATCTCCGCACCGATGGTCATCGGTCGGGACCACCTCGACGCCGGCAGCGTCGCCAGCCCGTACCGGGAGACCGAGGCGATGGCCGACGGCTCCGACGCGATCGCCGACTGGCCTCTGCTCAACGCCCTGGTCAACACGGCCAGCGGCGCGTCCTGGGTGTCCATCCACCACGGCGGCGGCGTGGGCATCGGCCGGTCGATCCACGCCGGGCAGGTCTGCGTGGCCGACGGCACCGCCCTGGCCGGTCAGAAGATCGAGCGGGTGCTCACCAACGACCCGGCGATGGGCGTCATCCGGCACGTCGATGCCGGCTACGACATCGCCCGCGAGGTCGCCGACCGCACCGGCGTCCGGGTCCCGATGACCGAGGGACCCGCGTGA
- a CDS encoding MurR/RpiR family transcriptional regulator — MNEGTVAAPADRVLDLFQGVRLTPTQRRIAHCLVQHAPAVAYLSAAEVAELAGVSQPSVTRFAVALGHDGYPALRRRLRDLTTATPGGSGDAGNELQQAVRAEMGNLDRLAAQLADRDRIAETGRLLAESRPLPVLGLRAAAPLAAYFAYFAAKVHPDVRVLDDGGSLLTDRLEQAAEAGASAVLAFVLPRYPRETLDALRDARAAGLTVVAITDSPVSPATEHADVVLPAAVGARLVFDLHTAPMTLAMVLLQAICDAAPADTQRRLEAFEASAARRQLFLG; from the coding sequence ATGAATGAAGGAACTGTCGCCGCACCCGCTGACCGGGTGCTCGACCTGTTCCAAGGGGTGCGGCTCACTCCCACCCAACGCCGGATCGCCCACTGCCTCGTGCAACACGCGCCCGCCGTGGCGTACCTGTCCGCCGCCGAGGTCGCCGAGTTGGCCGGGGTCAGCCAGCCATCCGTCACCCGGTTCGCCGTCGCGCTCGGCCACGACGGCTACCCGGCACTGCGCCGCCGGCTACGCGACCTCACCACCGCCACGCCGGGTGGGTCGGGGGACGCCGGCAACGAACTCCAGCAGGCGGTACGCGCGGAAATGGGCAACCTGGACCGGCTGGCCGCTCAGCTCGCCGACCGGGACCGGATCGCCGAGACCGGGCGGTTGCTCGCCGAGAGCCGACCGTTGCCGGTGCTCGGCCTGCGCGCCGCCGCGCCGTTGGCCGCGTACTTCGCCTACTTCGCGGCCAAGGTGCACCCGGACGTGCGGGTGCTCGACGACGGCGGCAGCCTGCTCACCGACCGTCTGGAACAGGCGGCCGAGGCCGGGGCGTCCGCCGTGCTCGCCTTCGTGCTGCCCCGCTACCCCAGAGAGACGCTGGACGCGCTGCGCGACGCCCGCGCCGCCGGGCTGACCGTGGTGGCGATCACCGACTCGCCGGTCAGCCCGGCCACCGAGCACGCCGACGTGGTGCTCCCCGCCGCGGTCGGCGCGCGGCTCGTCTTCGACCTGCACACCGCACCGATGACCCTGGCCATGGTGCTGTTGCAGGCGATCTGCGATGCCGCGCCGGCCGACACCCAGCGCCGACTGGAGGCTTTCGAAGCCTCTGCGGCCCGCCGACAGTTGTTCCTCGGATGA
- a CDS encoding O-antigen ligase family protein, translated as MFTGTGDGHPQGDPSHAPTTRLSGSQVPIQTNVDPAEGLGDTTSRPRPMGRHRAPSVVTQLTSAGRAFVESLRSDPDQRIVAALAVLVAALGLAPIALAPSEVVIYSGVATGTPTLYTYTIAIAAAVVVIGMQTRRQLLRAFFPWVPFLGWMILFAVLSWDSSLRTVSGLLHFCLAAIVFAIGVTAERADRRNSVLLWAFAAVAWLQLFAITMAVIGLPLRRIAGQQSLDVLGRATGLTSHPGELAKLLFFCGMCALTLPQKTVRQRWVAWTTLGVVFLGVSLTQSRSVLAAVVSMILILVVLEFVTGRWQKRYFVVVGITGVLGLVSVPWLIERFTADPEGGDRQHLLQVAWDVIQAHPWAGVGPNSYVAIAGATDRLTASGVPVHNVLLLSAAEVGIIGALLLWLPFVLTATTAIHSVFRVRTSELAPRVLVSALPGLVLIGMTGWGLMQGPYFLILALVVGYFYARARAAKVASGYGRD; from the coding sequence ATGTTCACCGGCACCGGCGATGGTCATCCGCAGGGTGATCCAAGCCATGCCCCGACAACCCGGCTCAGCGGCAGTCAGGTGCCAATCCAGACAAACGTTGACCCGGCTGAGGGCCTCGGCGACACGACGTCCCGACCTCGTCCCATGGGCCGTCATCGGGCCCCGAGCGTGGTCACGCAACTGACCTCGGCCGGCCGGGCGTTCGTCGAGAGCCTGCGATCCGACCCGGATCAACGCATCGTCGCCGCGTTGGCAGTGCTCGTGGCGGCGCTCGGGTTGGCGCCGATCGCCCTCGCCCCCTCCGAGGTGGTGATCTACAGCGGCGTGGCGACGGGCACGCCGACGCTGTACACCTACACGATCGCGATCGCGGCTGCCGTGGTGGTGATTGGGATGCAGACGCGTCGTCAACTCCTCCGCGCCTTCTTCCCGTGGGTGCCGTTTCTCGGCTGGATGATCCTGTTTGCCGTGCTCTCGTGGGACTCGTCCCTGCGTACCGTGAGCGGCCTGCTGCATTTCTGCCTGGCAGCGATCGTGTTCGCCATCGGTGTCACGGCCGAACGCGCGGACCGCAGGAACTCGGTCCTGCTCTGGGCCTTCGCGGCCGTGGCGTGGTTGCAACTCTTCGCGATCACGATGGCGGTGATCGGTCTTCCACTGCGACGCATCGCCGGCCAGCAGTCGCTGGACGTGCTTGGCCGCGCCACGGGCCTGACGAGCCATCCGGGCGAACTGGCGAAGCTGCTGTTCTTCTGCGGCATGTGCGCGTTGACCCTGCCGCAGAAGACGGTGCGGCAACGGTGGGTGGCCTGGACGACGCTCGGTGTCGTCTTCCTCGGCGTCTCCCTTACCCAGAGTCGCTCGGTCCTCGCGGCCGTGGTCTCGATGATCCTCATCCTGGTGGTGCTCGAGTTCGTCACCGGGCGTTGGCAGAAGAGATACTTCGTGGTCGTCGGGATCACCGGCGTGCTCGGCTTGGTGTCGGTGCCGTGGCTGATCGAACGGTTCACGGCGGACCCCGAGGGCGGCGACCGTCAACACCTGCTCCAGGTCGCCTGGGATGTGATCCAGGCCCATCCGTGGGCAGGGGTGGGGCCCAACAGCTACGTTGCCATCGCCGGTGCCACCGATCGACTCACCGCCAGTGGTGTGCCCGTACACAACGTGCTGTTGCTGAGCGCCGCGGAGGTGGGCATCATCGGCGCGCTGCTCCTCTGGCTGCCGTTCGTGCTGACCGCGACGACGGCCATCCACTCCGTGTTTCGGGTGCGGACCTCAGAGTTGGCACCCAGGGTTCTGGTCAGTGCGCTGCCGGGCCTTGTCCTGATCGGCATGACGGGCTGGGGACTTATGCAGGGGCCATATTTTCTGATACTGGCGCTGGTGGTCGGCTACTTCTACGCCCGGGCGCGAGCTGCGAAGGTTGCGAGTGGTTATGGTCGCGACTGA
- a CDS encoding oligosaccharide flippase family protein, with product MVATEVKTPEKRRPSLTIVSGLLGISTLATRSTTLVVMALLTRGAGTEAVGFYGLATLIASFTAAALSLGLPTYLTREAAAGTVSPPVVARIHCGRFVALMVAAAVAYPLIGVVLPREAQFAFFLIFVASLFEQWNETAWVLIRGTPSAWAEPLTNVSAGLLLVGACAADVWLMDGLTLRDAAVYMSIAAVLRSAAAFLIVRILPALRESRGIQSVQHIRQALPYFAADLFGLFYFRGDVFVLAFFVAAAEVGEYVSAAAIVGPVVQVAASMGVGALAYAAPRRSSGNAQSNDPLTIFRFFGLAGMGAAGVMFIGIPIGTAVLFGDQAGNIPTLAMVLTFFLALRFGNFGLSAILLSQGRASSRLVVLVLSICGSVGLNVALDGRYGAFGAATAMVLNELIVAASLLWFLRIKELVRPVVMSFGIVAAAVAALAALLAVLEPTPASFILGGVILVLAIARLLAQRRAAAQLQAATTEDM from the coding sequence ATGGTCGCGACTGAGGTCAAGACGCCGGAGAAGCGACGCCCGTCCCTGACGATCGTGTCGGGCCTGCTGGGAATCTCCACCCTGGCCACACGGTCGACCACCCTGGTGGTCATGGCGCTGCTGACCAGAGGCGCCGGCACCGAAGCCGTCGGCTTCTACGGGCTCGCCACGCTCATCGCATCCTTCACCGCCGCAGCGCTCTCCCTCGGCCTGCCGACCTACCTGACCAGGGAGGCCGCCGCCGGGACGGTGTCGCCGCCCGTGGTCGCGCGGATCCATTGCGGGCGCTTCGTCGCGTTGATGGTGGCCGCCGCCGTCGCCTACCCGCTGATCGGCGTGGTCCTTCCCCGGGAAGCGCAGTTCGCCTTCTTCCTGATCTTCGTAGCCAGCCTTTTCGAACAGTGGAACGAGACGGCGTGGGTCCTCATCCGAGGGACGCCCTCGGCCTGGGCAGAACCGCTCACGAATGTGTCCGCCGGCCTCCTGCTGGTCGGCGCGTGTGCGGCCGACGTGTGGCTCATGGACGGGCTCACCCTCCGCGACGCTGCCGTCTACATGTCGATAGCGGCCGTCCTCCGGTCAGCTGCGGCGTTTCTCATCGTGCGAATCCTGCCTGCGCTTCGGGAGTCACGCGGCATCCAGTCGGTCCAGCACATCAGGCAGGCATTGCCGTATTTTGCCGCCGACCTCTTCGGCCTCTTCTACTTCCGCGGCGACGTCTTCGTGCTCGCGTTCTTCGTCGCCGCCGCGGAAGTCGGAGAATACGTTTCGGCAGCGGCGATCGTCGGACCCGTGGTCCAGGTCGCGGCGTCCATGGGCGTCGGCGCGCTCGCCTACGCCGCGCCGCGCCGGTCGTCCGGGAACGCCCAGTCGAACGACCCGCTCACGATCTTCAGGTTCTTCGGGCTCGCGGGTATGGGCGCTGCCGGCGTCATGTTCATCGGAATCCCGATCGGGACTGCGGTGTTGTTCGGCGACCAGGCGGGCAACATTCCGACTCTGGCGATGGTGCTCACCTTCTTCCTCGCGCTGCGATTCGGCAACTTCGGCCTGTCCGCCATTCTGCTTTCCCAGGGCCGCGCCTCCAGCCGGCTGGTGGTTCTTGTGTTGAGCATCTGTGGCAGCGTCGGACTGAATGTCGCACTCGACGGCAGGTACGGGGCCTTTGGCGCCGCAACGGCGATGGTGCTGAACGAGCTGATCGTGGCGGCGTCGCTGCTCTGGTTCTTGCGGATAAAGGAACTGGTGCGGCCTGTCGTGATGTCGTTCGGAATCGTGGCGGCGGCGGTCGCGGCACTCGCCGCACTACTCGCTGTACTGGAACCCACCCCAGCGTCCTTCATCCTGGGCGGCGTCATTCTTGTTCTGGCCATCGCCAGATTGTTGGCTCAACGGAGGGCCGCAGCTCAGCTGCAGGCCGCGACGACGGAGGACATGTGA
- a CDS encoding polysaccharide pyruvyl transferase family protein — translation MRVGIVGWFGSDNLGDEILLHSLITCVRAVKENASFVVFSPNPDRVAELHGVQTEHMPVLRARGASERQVAVQRAIKSCDLLLLGPGTVFQERSPNLSWPGTLPMFARIVAMAKIAGTPVATVGVGVREGGTPFGRQLLRVIGASCVGVGVRDERTASHFGSSAEVIGDMAYTLPLPELEPVVAGRRFALSMRPLAPELEGPLLAATSGCASRLRQEGWSGTFLPMAFGRGAHGEDDRVIYERAFRDLLDLDSTPLDGSQPLAGALRTWLQALATNQLVLGTRLHAALLAVAIGVPTVAIAYERKVQDAFVDLGLSEYVVPPDVDAETLYRKATAAAASPEQFREAAGRVAAQGRVAQGFVTTLLKRLG, via the coding sequence GTGAGGGTCGGAATAGTCGGGTGGTTCGGATCGGACAATCTCGGAGACGAGATTCTTCTCCACTCGCTCATCACCTGCGTCCGCGCGGTCAAGGAGAACGCGTCGTTCGTGGTCTTCTCACCCAACCCCGACAGAGTCGCCGAGCTCCACGGCGTGCAGACGGAGCACATGCCCGTGCTGCGGGCTCGCGGTGCCTCGGAGCGTCAGGTTGCGGTACAACGCGCGATCAAGTCGTGCGACCTGCTGCTCCTCGGCCCTGGAACGGTCTTCCAGGAGCGTTCCCCCAACCTGTCCTGGCCCGGCACTCTGCCGATGTTCGCCCGGATCGTTGCGATGGCCAAGATTGCCGGGACGCCCGTAGCCACGGTCGGCGTCGGAGTCCGGGAGGGCGGAACGCCGTTCGGTCGTCAGTTGCTCCGTGTCATCGGCGCCTCGTGTGTCGGCGTCGGTGTGCGCGACGAGCGAACCGCGTCGCACTTCGGCTCCAGCGCCGAGGTCATCGGCGACATGGCGTACACCCTGCCGCTGCCCGAGCTGGAGCCGGTCGTCGCCGGTCGTCGCTTCGCGCTGTCGATGCGGCCGCTCGCGCCGGAGCTGGAAGGCCCTCTGCTGGCGGCGACCTCCGGTTGTGCCTCCCGGCTGCGCCAGGAGGGATGGTCGGGCACCTTCCTTCCGATGGCCTTCGGTCGAGGAGCACACGGCGAGGACGACCGCGTGATCTACGAGCGCGCCTTCCGCGACCTGCTGGACCTGGACTCGACCCCGCTGGACGGCAGCCAGCCTCTCGCCGGGGCCCTCCGTACCTGGTTGCAGGCGCTCGCGACGAATCAGCTCGTCCTCGGCACCCGCCTGCACGCCGCCCTCCTGGCTGTGGCGATCGGCGTTCCCACGGTGGCCATCGCGTACGAGCGGAAGGTCCAGGACGCCTTCGTCGATCTGGGGCTCAGCGAGTACGTGGTGCCGCCGGACGTCGATGCCGAAACGCTCTACCGGAAGGCGACTGCGGCTGCCGCGTCGCCCGAGCAGTTCCGGGAGGCCGCCGGGCGAGTCGCAGCCCAGGGACGAGTCGCGCAAGGGTTCGTCACGACGCTCCTGAAGCGGCTGGGCTGA
- a CDS encoding glycosyltransferase family 4 protein translates to MRVLLLTPFAPNGHHNHAAADTIVQLTPRLAEQVDLFVYSPENTAVPERDDLKYTLLPSGVVARPSHLDRLRVEPAWLRQAWPREATQEVAELIRRIRPDVVHAEYLQSAEVVGLSRASVLGLHDITEKVMLESYRASSGLERPYRLAELLRTRRFERAAIRQAAAVITLSDADFAVAATYNANTVLARPGIHVGDRSWSPPPATNRPRLVFAGAMWRRANVLVAEFLAREVMPMVWQSLPEAELRIVGAEPTADVIGLGESDSRVVVTGAVPDFQSEMLDAHAVVVPSIVGGGVLMKVAHAMALGCPVITSKGPAESVRGDASMVFIASTADEIAAAVRGAVESPEDAAQRGRRARAHIERTFRWDDTVRSYLDAYGIAGRQ, encoded by the coding sequence ATGCGCGTCCTGCTGCTCACCCCATTCGCGCCCAACGGCCACCACAACCATGCCGCGGCCGACACGATCGTGCAGCTCACCCCGCGGCTGGCTGAACAGGTCGACCTCTTCGTGTACTCACCGGAGAACACCGCCGTACCCGAGCGGGACGATCTGAAGTACACGTTGCTGCCCTCCGGGGTCGTTGCTCGGCCGAGCCACCTGGACCGTCTCCGGGTCGAACCGGCGTGGCTCCGCCAGGCGTGGCCGCGGGAGGCCACACAGGAGGTTGCCGAGCTGATCCGTCGGATTCGGCCTGATGTCGTGCACGCGGAGTATCTGCAGTCTGCCGAGGTCGTCGGGCTCAGCCGGGCGTCGGTGCTCGGCCTGCACGACATCACCGAGAAGGTCATGTTGGAGTCGTACCGGGCGTCATCCGGCCTGGAACGGCCGTACCGTCTCGCCGAGCTGCTGCGAACGCGACGGTTCGAGCGTGCGGCGATCCGGCAGGCGGCGGCCGTCATCACCCTGTCGGACGCGGACTTCGCGGTCGCCGCGACGTACAACGCGAACACCGTGCTCGCCCGGCCGGGAATCCACGTCGGGGATCGGTCCTGGTCGCCGCCGCCCGCGACGAACCGACCGCGACTGGTGTTTGCCGGGGCCATGTGGCGGCGTGCGAACGTACTCGTCGCCGAGTTTCTCGCGCGCGAGGTGATGCCGATGGTGTGGCAGAGCCTGCCGGAAGCCGAACTCAGAATCGTCGGGGCCGAACCCACCGCCGACGTGATCGGCCTCGGCGAGAGCGACAGCCGAGTGGTGGTGACCGGTGCGGTGCCCGACTTCCAGTCGGAGATGCTCGACGCCCACGCCGTCGTCGTGCCGTCGATCGTGGGCGGCGGTGTGCTGATGAAGGTGGCACATGCCATGGCCCTCGGCTGCCCCGTCATCACCTCGAAAGGGCCGGCGGAGTCAGTACGCGGAGACGCCTCGATGGTGTTCATCGCGTCGACGGCTGACGAGATCGCGGCAGCCGTCCGGGGCGCAGTCGAATCACCGGAGGACGCCGCCCAGCGTGGTCGGCGTGCCCGCGCACACATCGAGCGGACGTTCCGTTGGGACGACACGGTCCGCTCGTACCTCGACGCCTACGGGATAGCGGGTCGACAGTGA